A DNA window from Methanocorpusculum vombati contains the following coding sequences:
- a CDS encoding formylmethanofuran dehydrogenase subunit B, with product MKLLMSSGRTPEQGAQLYYKDTKDYSRETSYCFLNPMDMMEIGVEEDEHVLIESTAGKTVFNVRESPETPEGVVFIPCGPHANFILHEHTHSTGAPDFKGVPVEVSATDLPLKSAWDLMEELGGLRYTIPAGTTLPNTEPGEKIIKNHACPLCGCLCDDIELHIKDGVITDVVNGCLLSSGKFRSPGRMVTPIRRDGNEWKETDFDTAVRMAAEMFASAKRPLFYGWSGTSTEAMHIGLEIAEEIGAVMDNCSSECHGPTIMAVQEVGHPGCTLGQVKNRADVIVYWGCNPIAAHPRHLSRYSTYSTGAFRPEGRADRTVIVVDIRESETAKLADIFIQVKPGGDYALFNALRAIVRGERDVIPDTVAGVERSVLFKTADILLNAKFGSFFTGIGLTQSRGKYKNVRAGIELVDELNRHTKYTLTPLRGHWNVDGTNQMFSLAAGYPYAVDYSRGIVHYNPGETSGVDILAKHEADAVLIIGTDLGAHFPRETVAHLARINTVVLDPFISLSTAVAKLHIPVASVGIDAEGTAYRLDGVPIHVKKAFTSGMPSDEVILTRILNEIRKIKAERK from the coding sequence ATGAAACTGCTGATGAGCAGCGGACGAACCCCGGAACAGGGCGCCCAGCTGTACTACAAAGACACCAAAGACTACTCCCGCGAAACCTCCTACTGTTTCCTCAACCCGATGGACATGATGGAAATAGGCGTCGAAGAAGACGAACACGTCCTCATCGAAAGTACCGCCGGAAAAACCGTCTTTAATGTTCGCGAATCACCCGAAACCCCTGAGGGAGTAGTATTCATCCCCTGTGGTCCGCATGCCAACTTCATCCTCCACGAACATACCCACTCCACCGGCGCGCCCGACTTCAAAGGCGTACCGGTCGAAGTCAGCGCAACCGATCTCCCCCTAAAATCCGCATGGGACCTCATGGAAGAACTCGGCGGTCTCAGATACACAATACCCGCAGGAACCACCCTTCCGAATACCGAACCCGGAGAAAAAATCATCAAAAACCATGCCTGCCCCCTCTGCGGCTGCCTCTGCGACGACATTGAACTCCACATCAAAGACGGCGTCATCACCGATGTCGTAAACGGCTGTCTGCTCTCCTCCGGCAAATTCCGCTCACCAGGCCGGATGGTCACTCCCATCCGCCGCGACGGAAACGAATGGAAGGAAACCGACTTCGACACCGCCGTCAGAATGGCTGCCGAAATGTTTGCGTCCGCAAAGCGGCCGCTCTTCTACGGCTGGTCCGGCACCTCCACCGAAGCCATGCACATCGGCCTTGAAATCGCAGAAGAGATCGGTGCCGTCATGGACAACTGCTCCTCCGAGTGTCACGGTCCCACCATCATGGCTGTTCAGGAAGTCGGTCATCCCGGCTGCACCCTCGGTCAGGTCAAAAACCGTGCCGATGTCATCGTCTACTGGGGCTGCAACCCCATCGCTGCCCATCCGCGCCACCTCTCCCGCTACTCCACCTACTCAACCGGCGCATTCCGCCCCGAAGGACGCGCCGACCGGACCGTCATCGTCGTGGACATCCGTGAATCCGAAACCGCCAAACTTGCCGACATCTTCATTCAGGTAAAACCCGGCGGAGACTACGCCCTCTTCAACGCACTGCGCGCAATCGTCCGGGGCGAACGTGACGTCATTCCCGACACCGTCGCAGGTGTGGAGCGCAGCGTCCTCTTCAAAACCGCCGATATCCTGCTCAACGCAAAGTTCGGTTCCTTCTTCACCGGCATCGGCCTCACCCAGTCGCGGGGGAAATACAAAAACGTCCGCGCAGGCATCGAACTTGTTGACGAACTCAACCGACATACCAAATACACCCTTACCCCGCTTCGCGGTCACTGGAACGTGGACGGTACCAACCAGATGTTCTCACTCGCCGCAGGTTATCCCTATGCAGTGGACTATTCAAGGGGCATCGTCCACTACAACCCCGGCGAAACCAGCGGCGTTGACATCCTCGCCAAGCACGAAGCAGACGCCGTCCTCATCATCGGAACCGATCTCGGTGCACATTTCCCCCGCGAAACGGTTGCACATCTCGCACGTATCAACACCGTCGTTCTCGATCCGTTCATCTCACTCTCCACCGCCGTTGCAAAACTCCATATCCCGGTGGCATCCGTCGGTATCGACGCTGAAGGCACCGCCTACCGACTGGACGGTGTACCGATTCATGTCAAAAAAGCCTTCACCTCCGGCATGCCCTCCGATGAGGTGATTCTCACCCGCATCCTAAACGAAATCCGGAAGATCAAAGCGGAGCGGAAATGA